CCGCCGCCGAGCACGGCCTCATGGTGGGCCCGGACCCCGCAAGCGCCAACCGTGCCACCCTGGGCGGCATGCTTGCCAACAACTCGACCGGCACCCACTCCATCGCGTACGGCAACTTTATCCACCACGTCCGCGAGGCCGAGGTCCTGCTGGCCGACGGCACCGCCACGACCGTCGGCCCCACCGACCCTGCCACTTGGCAGGAGAAGATGCGGGACGGTGGGCTGGAGGGCGCCATCTACCGCGGCCTGAAGGCGCTTCTCGCCGACGGCGGACGCGAAACGATCCGAACGGACACCCCCAGCCACTGGCGCCGCAACAACGGCTACCGCCTGGAGGCGCTGCTAGACGAGGCGCCCAACCTTGCCAAGCTGCTCTGCGGCAGCGAAGGCACCCTGGCCATCACCACCGAGCTGACCTGTGACCTCGTGGAGAAGCCCGCCACCACCGGCCTCGGCGTGGTCCACTTCGAATCGCGCGACGACGCGCTGCGGGCCGTGACGACCGTCCTCGACACCGACCCGTCGGCCGTGGAGCTGTTCGACGGCGTCGCCATTGAGCGCACCCAGCAGACGCCCGGCTACGCCGAGCGCCTCACCTTTCTGGAAGGGACGCCCGGCTCCGTCCTCATCACCGAGTACTCCGGCGACACGGACGCCGAGATCGACGCGGCCCTCGACGCCCTCGAACAGACGATGGCGGAAAGGAGCCGCGGCTACGCCACCGTGCGCGTGACCGAGCCGGACGCGATCAAGAACGTCTGGTCCATCCGCAAGGAAGGACTGGGCCTCCTCATGGGCGTGGAGGGGGACTACAAGCCATGGGCCTTCATCGAGGACGCCTCCGTGCCCGTCGAAAACCTGGCCGACTACATCGACGAGCTCTCTACGTTCGTCGACGCCACCGACACGCGCGCCGCCTACTACGCCCACGCCTCCGCCGGCTGTCTCCACATACGCCCCTTCGTCAACACCAAGGACGAGACGGAGGTGGAGAAGATGACAGACATCGCGAAGGAGTCGCTCGATCTCGTCATGAAGTACGGGGGCGTCGTCTCCTCGGAGCACGGCGATGGCATCGCCCGGGGTTGGGCCAACCCCCACATCCTCGGCGAGGACCTGTACGATCTCTGCCGGGAGACCAAGGCGCTCTTCGATCCGGACGGCATTCTCAATCCCGGCAAGGTCGTCGACGCGCCGCCGATGGACGAGAATCTGCGGATGGGCCCGAAGTACGAGACCGACCCGTTCCGCACGGAGCTCGACTTCTCCGAGGACGGCGGCTTTACCGGGGCCATCGAGAAGTGCAACGGCAATGGCGCGTGTCGCAAGCTGCGGGCCGGCACCATGTGCCCCAGCTTCATGGCCACCCGGGAAGAGCCGGATTCCACCCGGGGGCGGGCCAACGCGCTCCGGAGCGCCCTGGCCGGCGACCTCTCGCAGGACGCCATGACGGGCGACGACATGCACGAGGTGATGGACCTCTGCATCCAGTGCAAGGCCTGCAAGACGGAGTGCCCGTCGAACGTCGACATGGCCAAGATCAAAACCGAGTGGCTCCACCACTACTGGGACGACAACGGGATGCCGCTCCGCACCCGTTTGTTCGCCCGCCAGCCCGACGCGGCCCAGTGGATCAGCGGCACCCCCCTGGCGTCGCTCGTCAACTGGGCGAGCGACCAGTCTGTCCTCCGCCGGGCGGGCGAGGCCCTCTTGGGCGTCAGTGCGGAGCGGCCCTTGCCGCCGTTCGCCCGCCAAACGTTCCGCCAGTGGTTCCAGAACCAACAAGGCCACGTTGGCGGGGACGGAGCGAGGAGGCCGCGCGTCGTTCTCTTTCCGGACGCGTTCAACGCCTACCACACGCCGGCCCCGCTTCAGGCAGCCACCCGCGTTATGCAGGCCACCGGGCACCGTGTCGAACTTCCCCCGCCGGCCGTTGGGAGCGGGCGCACACTTCTATCGAAGGGCCTCGTTCCGCAGGCAAAGCGCCGGGCCCGCCAGACCGTCGACGCGCTGCACTCGTACGCTGAAGCGGATGTGCCCGTCGTAGGGCTGGAGCCCAGCTCCATTCTCACTCTGCGGGACGAGTTCTTGGACCTTCTTCCCAACGATTCACGCGCCGAGGCCGTCGCGGACACCGCCTACACCTTTGAGGAGTACCTGGCCGAGCGGGCCGAGGACGGCATGTTCGACACAGAATCGTGGCAGGGTAGCGGCGACGTGCTGCTACATGGGCACTGCCATCAGAAGGCCCTGATCGGCACGGCAGCGACAGAACAAGCCCTATCTCTGGCCGGGTACGACGTGACGGCCGTCGACGCCGGGTGCTGCGGCATGGCGGGGGCCTTCGGCTACGAGGCCGAGCACGTAGACGTCTCGAAGCAGATGGCTGAACTTCGCCTCGCCCCTGCCGTGCGTCAGACCAATGCGGACACGCGAGTGGCTGCCCCCGGCTTCTCGTGCCGTTCTCAAATCAAGGACGTCACGCCCCGCACGGCCCAGCATCCCGCCGAGTTGCTCTGGGACGCCCTCGAGCACACCCGTTCTTCAGAAGCAGCCCTTCCGTCCCAGCCCGCCCGCTAGTGCGTTGCCGCGGGCGGGCAGCCGGTCGACGGCACTAGTTCTGCCGGATCCCCGGCGCGGCCGTCTTCGAGTGGTAGGCCGCCAGGTCCTGAGAGGACGGCCACAGCGACATGGCTTCTTGGAAGATCGGGTCGGCCCGGTTCAGGATGGGCCGTGCCACCCCACGTCCGTATATCAGACGCGCCAGGTAGCCCTTCACCCGGGTGGCGACAAACTCCCGCTCTTCTTGGGCCGTCTGTGCTGCGTAAACGCGCTCCGCAGTGTCGACCGAGTCCGGATTCTCCGTGATCTCGACGCCATTTTCCTCCGCGAACGACCAGAAGGAGTCGACCATCTCCTCGGACGGCTCGAAGGAGGACTGGAATTCTTCGGGGCGGTCCTGCCACGTCCCCCGAAGGTCAGTCTCGTTCTGCGTGAACCACTTGCGCGCAAAGGCATAGTCGAGCCCACTCTGCACGAGGTGGGTCAGCGCCGTGGTGTCCGGCTGTACCACGTAGTCCGGGAGAATGCCACCGCCGCCAAACACCGTCCGGCCGTGGTCAGTCTGATACGCTAGCGAGTCCGGAATGCTCTCGCGGTACTCGTTGAGATGATAGGTCGCTTGGTTGATCGTGGAGAACTTTTCCTGATAGTAGTTCTCCCGATTGCCCCGCTCGTAAGGCGACTGGATGAGACGGCCCACCGGCGTGTAGTACCGGCCCACCGTCATCTGCAGCACGCTCTTGTCGCCGAGGTCAAACTGCTTCTGGATCAGCCCCTTGCCGAACGTGCGCCGGCCCACGATAAAGGCCCGGTCGTGGTCCTGCAGGGCCCCACTCAGGATCTCACTTGCCGACGCCGACCCGCGGTTCACGAGAACGATAACGGGCTGATCCGCGATCATGCCCCCGGGCCGGGCCGAAATGGTCCGGTTCATCTGCTCACTCCGGCCCTTCGTCTCCACGATTGTCATCTCCTCCCCCAGCATCTCGTTCGCAATCTGCCAGGAGGAGCGCATGACACCGCCCGGGTTGCCCCGAAGGTCGAGGACGAGCCGCTCCATGCCCTGGTTGAGCAACGTCGACGCTGCCTTTCGGAATTCGTCGTGGGTTTTCATGGTGAACCGGGTGATGTTGATGTACCCGGTCTGGTCATCGACCATGTACGGCGACCGCACGGACTGCGTCTCGATCTCTTCCCGCGTGAGGGTGAAGTCGAGACGATCGTCCATCGTGGGCCGGTACACGGTAATCCGTACCTCCGTCCCAATCTCCCCCTTGAGACTATTCTGAATTTCGTTGGAGGAGAGCCCAACGGCAGACGAGTCTTCGATGCCGACGATGCGGTCGCCGGCCATCACACCCATTTCCTCGCTGGGCCCCCCCGCTACCGGCGAGATGACGCGCGCCGTGTCATTCGGCACCTCGAAGACGATCCCGATGCCCCCAAACGAGCCCTGATATTGGTCCTTCACGTCTTCGGCCCGGTCGGCGGGAATGTATGTGGAGTGTGGGTCCAGGCTACCGATCATTCCCTCAATGCCTTCCTCCGCCACGTCGCCCGCATCCAGCGGGTCCACGTACTCCTTGTTCATGACGACGAGGGCCTGCCGCATCTTATCGAGTTGCGTGCCCAGATCTTCGTCGGTCAGATAGGTGTCAATCTGCACGCCGAGCACCGCCCCGAAGGCAATGAGGAGAACGGCCGGAAGAATGTGGTACTTGCTGAGACGCTTCATAGAATCGTCGGAGAGATCCGTGTCAAACGACAGCGCGCGAACAGGTTGAGTAGTCTAGAGGATCCCAGTCGATCTCATCCCCCGTGAGCGACTTCTGGGGAGATCCCCGGCGGTGGCACTAACTTCTTTCTCATATTTGAGCCGGACGGCTTTGTTGCAGACTGCGTCCTTGTGTTACCAAGCGGAGAACGTTTTGCAGGAATCCGCTTATCATTGAGGCGTCAGTTTATGCGGAAAACGTATCCAACCCTTCCTCAAGGCTAAAAACGGGGTCTTATTCCCCAAAACACAGGATGTCGGACACAAAGGCGGAGCAGTACTACTATATTTTCGACAGTCGTACTCATCGTCCGCTCGTGCTGGATCGGGCGACGGGGGAACATTACGCCTCCGGATCCGACCCGCGGAGGCCACTTATTGATCACGTCGCGGCTCAGCGGGAAGCAGGGGTGTTACGCCAGTTCGCACGTTGGTGTGCACAGCAGGTTGATCCCAATGGGGTGTCGGCTCACACCGCCGCCGGACGGCTCTGGGCTGCCGCCCAGCGAGACGCCCCGGAGGCCTGGCAGCGCGTGCGGCATGAGACCGCCGATGCGGCCATGCTGGCCATGTCACTCGGCTTGCCACAGCGTGAGCCCCGGGCCGCTCGGCTTCTCACCCTCCAGGCCTGCACGCACCCGGAGGCACAGCAGGCGGCCCGCGATGCCGCCCACATGAGCGAGCGATGGGCCGAGTTCAGCGCCCCGTCCGCCTCAACAGAAGAGGCACAGGCAATGCGGGCACGTCATGTCAATTGGCTTCTCGACCAGGTGTCCACTCCGTAGATTAGGGAACCGTGTCGGTTTCTCCATCCGGCCCGTCCAGGCCGGTCGTATGCGTTTTTTTACCATTGGGATGAGGATGCGACCCTCCGCACGCGCTCGATACTCAGCATCAAGGCCCCGTCTCACCCGCTCTTCTCGTCCTCGTCGACCAGCGGCACGAAGCGGAACGAGTGAAATTCCTCTCGCTGGTAGTCATGCGGGCCCGAGCCGGTTCGGGTGATGCGCGTCATGGTCTGTCCTCCGCGCCCCCCGATCGGGATTACGAGACGCCCCCCCGAGCCGTCGTCCTCGCCGGACGGCTCGCGGAGCTGGTGTAGGAGCGGGGCGGGAATCTCGGACGCCCCCGCGGTCACCACGATTCCATCGTACGGCCCGAAGGCGGGCCACCCCTTCGTTCCGTCCCCGTGCTGCGTCCGTGCGTCGTAGCCGAGCTCGTCGAGCACGGAGCGGGCCCGCCGAAGAAGGTCTTCGTGGCGCTCGATTGAGAAGACCCGCGCACCCATCTCGCATAGCACGGCGGCCTGAAACCCACTGCCCGTGCCCACCTCCAGGATGCGGTCGTCCGGCTGCACGCCCAGCAACGCGGTCTGGTACGCCACCGTGAAGGGCTGGGAGATGGTCTGATTGAGCCCAATCGGGAGGGCTTCGTCGGCATAGGCCCGGTCCCGGAGGGCCGCGTCCACAAAGGCATGACGGGCCACTGCCCCGACTGCCGACAGGACTCGTTCGTCGTGAATGCCCCGTTCGCGCAGGGTCTCGACGAGCCGCTCACGCTGGTGGCGGTATTTCCGGTCGTCCGATGGAGTGGCGGCCATGGCGGCAACAGGGAAACCTTCGTGGGGAGACAGCGCCTCTCTCAGGCCGAGGCGGGGACCGTCGCGCTCGCCTGCGAGGTGGACTGCCCTGTGAGGGCGCTCGTGAGGTACGTCCGCAGTTCCTCGGGGGTGATGTTGGAAATGAGAGCCCCATCGCGCGAGACGCTGATGTCCCCGGTCTCCTCCGATACGACCACTACGAACGCGTCGGTCTGCTCGGTGAGGCCCACGGCGGCACGGTGGCGAAGGCCGAGTTGGGGGCTCAGCTTCATGCTCGTCGAGACGGGGAGGATGCACCGGGCGGCCTCCACGCGACGGTTGTTGACGATGACGGCCCCGTCGTGCAGGGGATTCTGGCCGTAAAAGATCGTAAGCAGCAGGTCGCGCGACACCTCTGCCTCCAGCAGCTTGCCCGTCTCCACGTAGCTCCGAAGGCCGGTACTGCGCTGGAAGGCGATGAGGGCCCCGATCTGCTGTTGGCTCATTTCCTCCACCGCCCCCACCGTTTCATCAATGAT
This genomic interval from Salinibacter grassmerensis contains the following:
- a CDS encoding FAD-binding and (Fe-S)-binding domain-containing protein; amino-acid sequence: MPDSSALPAQTATLAETLRPRISGTIHTDEMTRALYATDASMYAMSPVAVLVPETRADVQTALTVAHEQGVPVLPRGGGSSLAGQGVNEALVVDFTNHLNRILEIDPEARTARVEPGVTLDALNRAAAEHGLMVGPDPASANRATLGGMLANNSTGTHSIAYGNFIHHVREAEVLLADGTATTVGPTDPATWQEKMRDGGLEGAIYRGLKALLADGGRETIRTDTPSHWRRNNGYRLEALLDEAPNLAKLLCGSEGTLAITTELTCDLVEKPATTGLGVVHFESRDDALRAVTTVLDTDPSAVELFDGVAIERTQQTPGYAERLTFLEGTPGSVLITEYSGDTDAEIDAALDALEQTMAERSRGYATVRVTEPDAIKNVWSIRKEGLGLLMGVEGDYKPWAFIEDASVPVENLADYIDELSTFVDATDTRAAYYAHASAGCLHIRPFVNTKDETEVEKMTDIAKESLDLVMKYGGVVSSEHGDGIARGWANPHILGEDLYDLCRETKALFDPDGILNPGKVVDAPPMDENLRMGPKYETDPFRTELDFSEDGGFTGAIEKCNGNGACRKLRAGTMCPSFMATREEPDSTRGRANALRSALAGDLSQDAMTGDDMHEVMDLCIQCKACKTECPSNVDMAKIKTEWLHHYWDDNGMPLRTRLFARQPDAAQWISGTPLASLVNWASDQSVLRRAGEALLGVSAERPLPPFARQTFRQWFQNQQGHVGGDGARRPRVVLFPDAFNAYHTPAPLQAATRVMQATGHRVELPPPAVGSGRTLLSKGLVPQAKRRARQTVDALHSYAEADVPVVGLEPSSILTLRDEFLDLLPNDSRAEAVADTAYTFEEYLAERAEDGMFDTESWQGSGDVLLHGHCHQKALIGTAATEQALSLAGYDVTAVDAGCCGMAGAFGYEAEHVDVSKQMAELRLAPAVRQTNADTRVAAPGFSCRSQIKDVTPRTAQHPAELLWDALEHTRSSEAALPSQPAR
- a CDS encoding S41 family peptidase, giving the protein MKRLSKYHILPAVLLIAFGAVLGVQIDTYLTDEDLGTQLDKMRQALVVMNKEYVDPLDAGDVAEEGIEGMIGSLDPHSTYIPADRAEDVKDQYQGSFGGIGIVFEVPNDTARVISPVAGGPSEEMGVMAGDRIVGIEDSSAVGLSSNEIQNSLKGEIGTEVRITVYRPTMDDRLDFTLTREEIETQSVRSPYMVDDQTGYINITRFTMKTHDEFRKAASTLLNQGMERLVLDLRGNPGGVMRSSWQIANEMLGEEMTIVETKGRSEQMNRTISARPGGMIADQPVIVLVNRGSASASEILSGALQDHDRAFIVGRRTFGKGLIQKQFDLGDKSVLQMTVGRYYTPVGRLIQSPYERGNRENYYQEKFSTINQATYHLNEYRESIPDSLAYQTDHGRTVFGGGGILPDYVVQPDTTALTHLVQSGLDYAFARKWFTQNETDLRGTWQDRPEEFQSSFEPSEEMVDSFWSFAEENGVEITENPDSVDTAERVYAAQTAQEEREFVATRVKGYLARLIYGRGVARPILNRADPIFQEAMSLWPSSQDLAAYHSKTAAPGIRQN
- a CDS encoding protein-L-isoaspartate(D-aspartate) O-methyltransferase codes for the protein MAATPSDDRKYRHQRERLVETLRERGIHDERVLSAVGAVARHAFVDAALRDRAYADEALPIGLNQTISQPFTVAYQTALLGVQPDDRILEVGTGSGFQAAVLCEMGARVFSIERHEDLLRRARSVLDELGYDARTQHGDGTKGWPAFGPYDGIVVTAGASEIPAPLLHQLREPSGEDDGSGGRLVIPIGGRGGQTMTRITRTGSGPHDYQREEFHSFRFVPLVDEDEKSG
- the cdaA gene encoding diadenylate cyclase CdaA, with the protein product MKVFEIIGFGIGDAFEIVVVAYILYQLYRLMRGTIAVQIALGLGALFLIQFVVELADMTVLTTVFSYFNQVFVLAVIIIFQPEIRRLLLLLGKNPIVRRFVSTTDQTQIIDETVGAVEEMSQQQIGALIAFQRSTGLRSYVETGKLLEAEVSRDLLLTIFYGQNPLHDGAVIVNNRRVEAARCILPVSTSMKLSPQLGLRHRAAVGLTEQTDAFVVVVSEETGDISVSRDGALISNITPEELRTYLTSALTGQSTSQASATVPASA